A stretch of Portunus trituberculatus isolate SZX2019 chromosome 48, ASM1759143v1, whole genome shotgun sequence DNA encodes these proteins:
- the LOC123498694 gene encoding nuclear transcription factor Y subunit gamma-like isoform X2, with the protein MSLDGQLEGGQQNPTEAQQSLNSFWPKVTEDIRQLTQSDLRQQELPLARIKRIMKLDDEVKMISAEAPVLFSKAAEIFITELTLRAWIHTEDNKRRTLQRNDIAMAITKYDQFDFLIDIVPRDELKPTKSRDDGNRTGVPADQHYFQIAQHYQAVLQQSTANNSNSSSQTVQPTNVQPQTIQIVHAGGQTPSVQSSGTTTASTTQPQQQGPQIIQLQAQSQPQQNQAQAQQSQQTSGGIQIIQQIIGPDGQIQQIPLTPQQLQMIKLQMSGATQQPIIIQTAPIQAVSQQPQTVVTSQPQIIQLQQGGGQPVYITQSQTQQQ; encoded by the exons GGGGCCAGCAGAACCCCACGGAGGCCCAGCAGAGCCTCAACAGTTTCTGGCCCAAGGTCACCGAAGACATCCGACAGCTCACACAG AGTGACCTGCGGCAGCAAGAGCTCCCCCTGGCTAGGATAAAGAGGATAATGAAATTGGATGATGAAGTGAAGATGATCAGTGCCGAGGCACCAGTCTTGTTCAGCAAGGCAGCAGAAATATTCATCACTGAACTCACTCTCCGTGCCTGGATACACACTGAAGACAATAAGCGGAGAACTTTACAG AGAAATGACATTGCCATGGCCATCACCAAGTATGACCAGTTTGATTTTCTCATTGACATTGTGCCAAGAGACGAACTTAAGCCCACGAAGAGTCGAGATGATGGAAACCGTACTGGAGTCCCCGCAGACCAG CATTATTTCCAGATAGCTCAGCACTACCAGGCTGTACTGCAGCAGTCAACAgccaacaacagtaacagcagctcTCAGACTGTGCAGCCGACCAATGTTCAACCACAGACAATTCAGATTGTGCATGCTGGCGGGCAGACACCTTCTGTTCAG TCATCTGGCACCACAACAGCATCCACCACACAACCTCAGCAACAAGGTCCTCAGATCATTCAACTGCAGGCACAGAGTCAGCCGCAGCAGAACCAGGCCCAAGCGCAGCAGTCACAGCAGACCTCAGGCGGCATCCAGATCATCCAGCAGATCATTGGCCCCGACGGACAGATCCAACAGATACCA TTGACGCCCCAGCAACTTCAAATGATAAAGCTGCAGATGTCAGGAGCCACGCAGCAGCCCATCATCATCCAGACGGCTCCCATCCAGGCCGTCAGCCAGCAGCCCCAGACGGTGGTCACATCACAGCCACAGATCATTCAACTTCAACAG GGTGGAGGACAACCAGTTTACATCACACAGAGCCAGACTCAGCAGCAGTAG
- the LOC123498694 gene encoding nuclear transcription factor Y subunit gamma-like isoform X5 produces MSLDGQLEGGQQNPTEAQQSLNSFWPKVTEDIRQLTQSDLRQQELPLARIKRIMKLDDEVKMISAEAPVLFSKAAEIFITELTLRAWIHTEDNKRRTLQRNDIAMAITKYDQFDFLIDIVPRDELKPTKSRDDGNRTGVPADQHYFQIAQHYQAVLQQSTANNSNSSSQTVQPTNVQPQTIQIVHAGGQTPSVQAQSQPQQNQAQAQQSQQTSGGIQIIQQIIGPDGQIQQIPLTPQQLQMIKLQMSGATQQPIIIQTAPIQAVSQQPQTVVTSQPQIIQLQQGGGQPVYITQSQTQQQ; encoded by the exons GGGGCCAGCAGAACCCCACGGAGGCCCAGCAGAGCCTCAACAGTTTCTGGCCCAAGGTCACCGAAGACATCCGACAGCTCACACAG AGTGACCTGCGGCAGCAAGAGCTCCCCCTGGCTAGGATAAAGAGGATAATGAAATTGGATGATGAAGTGAAGATGATCAGTGCCGAGGCACCAGTCTTGTTCAGCAAGGCAGCAGAAATATTCATCACTGAACTCACTCTCCGTGCCTGGATACACACTGAAGACAATAAGCGGAGAACTTTACAG AGAAATGACATTGCCATGGCCATCACCAAGTATGACCAGTTTGATTTTCTCATTGACATTGTGCCAAGAGACGAACTTAAGCCCACGAAGAGTCGAGATGATGGAAACCGTACTGGAGTCCCCGCAGACCAG CATTATTTCCAGATAGCTCAGCACTACCAGGCTGTACTGCAGCAGTCAACAgccaacaacagtaacagcagctcTCAGACTGTGCAGCCGACCAATGTTCAACCACAGACAATTCAGATTGTGCATGCTGGCGGGCAGACACCTTCTGTTCAG GCACAGAGTCAGCCGCAGCAGAACCAGGCCCAAGCGCAGCAGTCACAGCAGACCTCAGGCGGCATCCAGATCATCCAGCAGATCATTGGCCCCGACGGACAGATCCAACAGATACCA TTGACGCCCCAGCAACTTCAAATGATAAAGCTGCAGATGTCAGGAGCCACGCAGCAGCCCATCATCATCCAGACGGCTCCCATCCAGGCCGTCAGCCAGCAGCCCCAGACGGTGGTCACATCACAGCCACAGATCATTCAACTTCAACAG GGTGGAGGACAACCAGTTTACATCACACAGAGCCAGACTCAGCAGCAGTAG
- the LOC123498694 gene encoding nuclear transcription factor Y subunit gamma-like isoform X1 — protein MSLDGQLEGGQQNPTEAQQSLNSFWPKVTEDIRQLTQSDLRQQELPLARIKRIMKLDDEVKMISAEAPVLFSKAAEIFITELTLRAWIHTEDNKRRTLQRNDIAMAITKYDQFDFLIDIVPRDELKPTKSRDDGNRTGVPADQHYFQIAQHYQAVLQQSTANNSNSSSQTVQPTNVQPQTIQIVHAGGQTPSVQSSGTTTASTTQPQQQGPQIIQLQAQSQPQQNQAQAQQSQQTSGGIQIIQQIIGPDGQIQQIPIQLTPQQLQMIKLQMSGATQQPIIIQTAPIQAVSQQPQTVVTSQPQIIQLQQGGGQPVYITQSQTQQQ, from the exons GGGGCCAGCAGAACCCCACGGAGGCCCAGCAGAGCCTCAACAGTTTCTGGCCCAAGGTCACCGAAGACATCCGACAGCTCACACAG AGTGACCTGCGGCAGCAAGAGCTCCCCCTGGCTAGGATAAAGAGGATAATGAAATTGGATGATGAAGTGAAGATGATCAGTGCCGAGGCACCAGTCTTGTTCAGCAAGGCAGCAGAAATATTCATCACTGAACTCACTCTCCGTGCCTGGATACACACTGAAGACAATAAGCGGAGAACTTTACAG AGAAATGACATTGCCATGGCCATCACCAAGTATGACCAGTTTGATTTTCTCATTGACATTGTGCCAAGAGACGAACTTAAGCCCACGAAGAGTCGAGATGATGGAAACCGTACTGGAGTCCCCGCAGACCAG CATTATTTCCAGATAGCTCAGCACTACCAGGCTGTACTGCAGCAGTCAACAgccaacaacagtaacagcagctcTCAGACTGTGCAGCCGACCAATGTTCAACCACAGACAATTCAGATTGTGCATGCTGGCGGGCAGACACCTTCTGTTCAG TCATCTGGCACCACAACAGCATCCACCACACAACCTCAGCAACAAGGTCCTCAGATCATTCAACTGCAGGCACAGAGTCAGCCGCAGCAGAACCAGGCCCAAGCGCAGCAGTCACAGCAGACCTCAGGCGGCATCCAGATCATCCAGCAGATCATTGGCCCCGACGGACAGATCCAACAGATACCA ATCCAGTTGACGCCCCAGCAACTTCAAATGATAAAGCTGCAGATGTCAGGAGCCACGCAGCAGCCCATCATCATCCAGACGGCTCCCATCCAGGCCGTCAGCCAGCAGCCCCAGACGGTGGTCACATCACAGCCACAGATCATTCAACTTCAACAG GGTGGAGGACAACCAGTTTACATCACACAGAGCCAGACTCAGCAGCAGTAG
- the LOC123498694 gene encoding nuclear transcription factor Y subunit gamma-like isoform X3 produces MSLDGQLEGGQQNPTEAQQSLNSFWPKVTEDIRQLTQSDLRQQELPLARIKRIMKLDDEVKMISAEAPVLFSKAAEIFITELTLRAWIHTEDNKRRTLQRNDIAMAITKYDQFDFLIDIVPRDELKPTKSRDDGNRTGVPADQIAQHYQAVLQQSTANNSNSSSQTVQPTNVQPQTIQIVHAGGQTPSVQSSGTTTASTTQPQQQGPQIIQLQAQSQPQQNQAQAQQSQQTSGGIQIIQQIIGPDGQIQQIPIQLTPQQLQMIKLQMSGATQQPIIIQTAPIQAVSQQPQTVVTSQPQIIQLQQGGGQPVYITQSQTQQQ; encoded by the exons GGGGCCAGCAGAACCCCACGGAGGCCCAGCAGAGCCTCAACAGTTTCTGGCCCAAGGTCACCGAAGACATCCGACAGCTCACACAG AGTGACCTGCGGCAGCAAGAGCTCCCCCTGGCTAGGATAAAGAGGATAATGAAATTGGATGATGAAGTGAAGATGATCAGTGCCGAGGCACCAGTCTTGTTCAGCAAGGCAGCAGAAATATTCATCACTGAACTCACTCTCCGTGCCTGGATACACACTGAAGACAATAAGCGGAGAACTTTACAG AGAAATGACATTGCCATGGCCATCACCAAGTATGACCAGTTTGATTTTCTCATTGACATTGTGCCAAGAGACGAACTTAAGCCCACGAAGAGTCGAGATGATGGAAACCGTACTGGAGTCCCCGCAGACCAG ATAGCTCAGCACTACCAGGCTGTACTGCAGCAGTCAACAgccaacaacagtaacagcagctcTCAGACTGTGCAGCCGACCAATGTTCAACCACAGACAATTCAGATTGTGCATGCTGGCGGGCAGACACCTTCTGTTCAG TCATCTGGCACCACAACAGCATCCACCACACAACCTCAGCAACAAGGTCCTCAGATCATTCAACTGCAGGCACAGAGTCAGCCGCAGCAGAACCAGGCCCAAGCGCAGCAGTCACAGCAGACCTCAGGCGGCATCCAGATCATCCAGCAGATCATTGGCCCCGACGGACAGATCCAACAGATACCA ATCCAGTTGACGCCCCAGCAACTTCAAATGATAAAGCTGCAGATGTCAGGAGCCACGCAGCAGCCCATCATCATCCAGACGGCTCCCATCCAGGCCGTCAGCCAGCAGCCCCAGACGGTGGTCACATCACAGCCACAGATCATTCAACTTCAACAG GGTGGAGGACAACCAGTTTACATCACACAGAGCCAGACTCAGCAGCAGTAG
- the LOC123498694 gene encoding nuclear transcription factor Y subunit gamma-like isoform X4 encodes MSLDGQLEGGQQNPTEAQQSLNSFWPKVTEDIRQLTQSDLRQQELPLARIKRIMKLDDEVKMISAEAPVLFSKAAEIFITELTLRAWIHTEDNKRRTLQRNDIAMAITKYDQFDFLIDIVPRDELKPTKSRDDGNRTGVPADQHYFQIAQHYQAVLQQSTANNSNSSSQTVQPTNVQPQTIQIVHAGGQTPSVQAQSQPQQNQAQAQQSQQTSGGIQIIQQIIGPDGQIQQIPIQLTPQQLQMIKLQMSGATQQPIIIQTAPIQAVSQQPQTVVTSQPQIIQLQQGGGQPVYITQSQTQQQ; translated from the exons GGGGCCAGCAGAACCCCACGGAGGCCCAGCAGAGCCTCAACAGTTTCTGGCCCAAGGTCACCGAAGACATCCGACAGCTCACACAG AGTGACCTGCGGCAGCAAGAGCTCCCCCTGGCTAGGATAAAGAGGATAATGAAATTGGATGATGAAGTGAAGATGATCAGTGCCGAGGCACCAGTCTTGTTCAGCAAGGCAGCAGAAATATTCATCACTGAACTCACTCTCCGTGCCTGGATACACACTGAAGACAATAAGCGGAGAACTTTACAG AGAAATGACATTGCCATGGCCATCACCAAGTATGACCAGTTTGATTTTCTCATTGACATTGTGCCAAGAGACGAACTTAAGCCCACGAAGAGTCGAGATGATGGAAACCGTACTGGAGTCCCCGCAGACCAG CATTATTTCCAGATAGCTCAGCACTACCAGGCTGTACTGCAGCAGTCAACAgccaacaacagtaacagcagctcTCAGACTGTGCAGCCGACCAATGTTCAACCACAGACAATTCAGATTGTGCATGCTGGCGGGCAGACACCTTCTGTTCAG GCACAGAGTCAGCCGCAGCAGAACCAGGCCCAAGCGCAGCAGTCACAGCAGACCTCAGGCGGCATCCAGATCATCCAGCAGATCATTGGCCCCGACGGACAGATCCAACAGATACCA ATCCAGTTGACGCCCCAGCAACTTCAAATGATAAAGCTGCAGATGTCAGGAGCCACGCAGCAGCCCATCATCATCCAGACGGCTCCCATCCAGGCCGTCAGCCAGCAGCCCCAGACGGTGGTCACATCACAGCCACAGATCATTCAACTTCAACAG GGTGGAGGACAACCAGTTTACATCACACAGAGCCAGACTCAGCAGCAGTAG